In Rhodanobacter denitrificans, a single window of DNA contains:
- the fliG gene encoding flagellar motor switch protein FliG produces MNGAQRAAILLLTLGEQDAAEVLKHLSARDVQAVGTAMAGLTSVSREHVELALARLNQDMGQQTSLGVGTEEYIRKILTNALGETKAGGLIDRILLGRSSKGLESLKWMESRAIAEMINQEHPQIIALVLAHLEPDQAAEVIGYLPPRVRSDAVMRIATLDGVQPHALNELDEIMERQFSGNTKKLKSASVGGLKAAADILNAMETSRETELMTAIRSQDEALGGRIEDLMFVFEDLAELDDRGMQILLREVPSGTLITALKGAEPAVREKIFANMSKRAADMMRDDLEVKGPVRLSEVDAAQKEVLGIARKLSDAGQLSLASSGDEFV; encoded by the coding sequence ATCAACGGCGCGCAGCGCGCGGCAATCCTGCTGCTGACGCTCGGTGAGCAGGACGCCGCCGAGGTGCTCAAGCACCTCAGTGCCCGCGACGTGCAGGCGGTCGGCACGGCGATGGCCGGGCTCACCAGCGTCTCGCGCGAGCATGTCGAGCTCGCACTGGCCCGGCTCAACCAGGACATGGGCCAGCAGACCTCGCTGGGCGTCGGCACCGAGGAATACATCCGCAAGATCCTCACCAACGCGCTGGGCGAGACCAAGGCCGGCGGGTTGATCGACCGCATCCTGCTTGGCCGCTCCAGCAAGGGGCTGGAATCGCTGAAATGGATGGAGAGCCGCGCGATCGCCGAGATGATCAACCAGGAACACCCGCAGATCATCGCGCTGGTGCTGGCGCACCTGGAGCCCGACCAGGCCGCCGAGGTGATCGGCTACCTGCCGCCGCGCGTGCGCTCCGACGCGGTGATGCGCATCGCCACGCTCGACGGCGTGCAGCCGCACGCGCTGAACGAACTGGACGAGATCATGGAGCGGCAGTTCTCCGGCAATACCAAGAAACTCAAGTCCGCCAGCGTCGGCGGGCTGAAGGCCGCCGCCGACATCCTCAACGCGATGGAAACCAGTCGCGAGACCGAGTTGATGACCGCCATCCGCAGCCAGGACGAGGCCCTGGGCGGTCGCATCGAGGACCTGATGTTCGTGTTCGAGGATCTGGCCGAACTGGATGATCGCGGCATGCAGATCCTGCTGCGCGAAGTGCCGTCGGGCACCTTGATCACGGCGCTCAAGGGCGCCGAGCCGGCGGTGCGCGAGAAGATCTTCGCCAACATGTCCAAGCGCGCCGCCGACATGATGCGCGACGACCTCGAGGTGAAGGGACCGGTGCGCCTGAGCGAAGTCGACGCGGCGCAGAAGGAGGTGCTGGGCATCGCGCGCAAGCTTTCCGACGCCGGGCAGCTCAGCCTGGCCTCCAGCGGGGATGAGTTCGTCTGA
- the fliJ gene encoding flagellar export protein FliJ: MSSRAEQLEPAVEQARQRSEDALAQLATQQQVLARAEHQLGELQRYRLEYAAAADGAQSVTALLNRQQFVERIDQAIVQQQAELARQHRQLTQLREHWRRAHARESALSSVVAQHREEERRAADRHEQAELDERMQYRRLR, translated from the coding sequence ATGAGTTCGCGCGCCGAACAACTGGAGCCCGCAGTGGAGCAGGCCCGGCAGCGCAGCGAGGATGCGCTGGCCCAGCTGGCGACCCAGCAGCAGGTGCTGGCCCGGGCCGAGCACCAGCTCGGCGAACTGCAGCGCTACCGGCTGGAGTACGCGGCGGCCGCCGATGGGGCGCAGAGCGTGACGGCGCTGCTCAACCGGCAGCAATTCGTGGAACGGATCGATCAGGCGATCGTGCAGCAGCAGGCCGAGCTGGCCCGGCAGCACCGCCAGCTCACCCAGCTGCGCGAGCACTGGCGGCGCGCACATGCCCGCGAGAGCGCGCTGAGCAGCGTGGTCGCGCAGCACCGCGAGGAAGAGCGTCGCGCCGCCGACCGTCACGAGCAGGCCGAGCTCGACGAACGCATGCAGTACCGGCGGCTGCGATGA
- a CDS encoding FliH/SctL family protein, which produces MAATIHNVAAEFQRWELPNVGTRSAASPAANATPQPTVRELAALEQQAREEGFAAGHAEGAAAAQQLLSQRMAELDALYDAAARPLQAFDEQAGQELAQLAMIVAQRVIAHELQLSPALVVQAVRHAADALPAATRELRVHLHPADLTLLRESGVAETHWQLLADATLARGDCRLESERSRLDARVETRLAAMIDAVLGDSMGLAE; this is translated from the coding sequence ATGGCCGCCACCATCCACAACGTGGCGGCGGAGTTCCAGCGCTGGGAGCTGCCGAACGTGGGCACCCGCTCGGCGGCGTCGCCGGCGGCCAACGCGACGCCGCAGCCGACCGTGCGCGAGCTGGCGGCGCTCGAGCAGCAGGCGCGCGAGGAAGGTTTTGCGGCGGGCCACGCCGAAGGCGCGGCCGCCGCGCAGCAACTGCTGAGTCAGCGCATGGCCGAGCTCGACGCGCTGTACGACGCGGCGGCGCGCCCGCTGCAGGCCTTCGACGAGCAGGCCGGGCAAGAGCTGGCGCAGCTGGCCATGATCGTTGCGCAGCGGGTGATCGCGCACGAACTGCAGCTGTCGCCGGCGCTGGTCGTCCAGGCGGTGCGCCACGCGGCTGACGCCTTGCCGGCGGCCACGCGCGAGTTGCGCGTGCACCTGCACCCGGCCGATCTGACCTTGCTGCGCGAATCGGGTGTGGCCGAAACGCATTGGCAGCTGCTGGCCGATGCGACGCTCGCGCGCGGCGACTGCCGCCTGGAAAGCGAACGTTCGCGGCTGGACGCGCGGGTGGAAACCCGCCTGGCCGCGATGATCGACGCCGTGCTCGGCGACAGCATGGGACTCGCCGAATGA
- the fliE gene encoding flagellar hook-basal body complex protein FliE — protein sequence MSTIDVNNLLSQMRQMTAQVRAPEAAVKPAAAVGQADFSDVLKQSLSAVGRNQLEAGHLAASFERGDPGADLGRTMIAVQKADLSLRTVVEVRNKLVDAYKEIMNMPV from the coding sequence ATGAGCACCATCGACGTCAACAACCTGCTGTCCCAGATGCGCCAGATGACCGCGCAGGTGCGTGCGCCGGAAGCGGCGGTGAAGCCGGCAGCCGCCGTCGGGCAGGCGGATTTCTCCGACGTGCTCAAGCAGTCGTTGTCCGCCGTGGGCCGCAACCAGCTGGAAGCCGGCCACTTGGCGGCGAGTTTCGAGCGCGGCGACCCCGGCGCCGACCTCGGCCGCACGATGATCGCGGTGCAGAAGGCCGACCTGTCCCTGCGCACGGTGGTCGAGGTGCGCAACAAGCTGGTCGATGCCTACAAGGAAATCATGAACATGCCGGTCTGA
- the fliI gene encoding flagellar protein export ATPase FliI yields MNTEALIAARQANWQRQFARQGARAQATRTLVVEGSLRRVVGLTLEAEGCEAALGARCLVDTADGATLETEVVGFADERLLLMPVGDMHGVLPNARVRPYARSGGLPVGMGLLGRVIGADGVPLDGLGALEADEHAALKREPINPMARKPIDAPLDVGVRAINALLTVGRGQRLGLFAGSGVGKSTLLGMMTRYTNADVVVVGLIGERGREVKEFVEHTLGEEGRRRAVIVAAPADAPPLKRLRGAQYATAIAEWFRDRGQRVLLLMDSLTRYAQAQREIALAIGEPPATKGYPPSVFAMMPALVERAGNDADGRGSITAFYTVLTEGDDYRHDPIADAARAILDGHIVLSRDLAEAGHYPAIDIEASISRVMPAVVAREHLRAAQCFRQVYSAYRQQRDLIAVGAYQKGSDPQVDQAIELWPQLRAFLQQEVDEPMTLEAAVGKLDALAQQVAA; encoded by the coding sequence ATGAACACCGAGGCGCTCATTGCCGCGCGGCAGGCTAACTGGCAACGCCAGTTCGCGCGGCAGGGCGCGCGCGCGCAGGCGACGCGCACGCTGGTGGTGGAAGGCAGCCTGCGCCGGGTGGTCGGCTTGACCCTGGAGGCGGAGGGCTGCGAGGCCGCGCTCGGCGCGCGTTGCCTGGTCGACACCGCCGACGGCGCCACGCTGGAGACCGAGGTGGTCGGCTTCGCCGATGAACGCCTGCTGCTGATGCCGGTGGGCGACATGCACGGCGTGCTGCCGAACGCGCGGGTGCGCCCGTATGCGCGCAGCGGCGGCCTGCCGGTCGGCATGGGCCTGCTCGGCCGGGTGATTGGCGCCGACGGCGTGCCGCTGGACGGACTCGGCGCGCTGGAAGCGGACGAACACGCCGCGCTCAAGCGCGAGCCGATCAACCCGATGGCGCGCAAGCCAATCGACGCGCCGCTGGACGTCGGCGTGCGCGCGATCAACGCGCTGCTCACCGTCGGCCGCGGCCAACGGCTGGGCCTGTTCGCCGGTTCCGGCGTGGGCAAATCGACCCTGCTCGGCATGATGACCCGCTACACCAACGCCGACGTGGTGGTGGTCGGGCTGATCGGCGAACGCGGCCGCGAGGTGAAGGAATTCGTCGAGCACACGCTGGGCGAAGAAGGGCGGCGGCGCGCGGTGATCGTCGCCGCGCCGGCCGACGCGCCGCCGCTCAAGCGCCTGCGCGGCGCCCAGTACGCCACCGCCATCGCCGAATGGTTCCGCGACCGCGGCCAGCGCGTGCTGCTGCTGATGGATTCGCTGACCCGCTACGCCCAGGCGCAGCGCGAGATCGCGCTGGCGATCGGCGAGCCGCCGGCGACCAAGGGTTACCCGCCGTCGGTGTTCGCCATGATGCCGGCGCTGGTCGAGCGCGCCGGCAACGACGCCGACGGCCGCGGTTCGATCACCGCGTTCTACACCGTGCTGACCGAGGGCGACGACTACCGCCACGACCCGATCGCCGACGCCGCGCGCGCGATTCTGGACGGCCATATCGTGCTGTCGCGCGACCTGGCCGAAGCCGGCCACTACCCGGCGATCGACATCGAGGCGTCGATCAGCCGCGTGATGCCGGCGGTGGTGGCGCGCGAACACCTGCGTGCGGCGCAGTGCTTCCGCCAGGTCTATTCCGCCTACCGCCAGCAGCGCGACCTGATCGCGGTGGGCGCCTACCAGAAAGGCTCCGACCCGCAGGTCGACCAGGCGATCGAGCTGTGGCCGCAGCTGCGCGCCTTCCTGCAGCAGGAAGTCGACGAACCGATGACGCTCGAGGCGGCGGTCGGGAAACTCGACGCCCTCGCCCAGCAGGTGGCCGCATGA
- the fliF gene encoding flagellar basal-body MS-ring/collar protein FliF yields the protein MADNAIATTANNGTRLDPFKQLARNPATRQLVLLVAVAAAVALGVAVVLWSRGPNYGLLYAGLEQKDASAITQELQAGNTPYQLSSDGSSIMAPAADLAALRLKLAAKGLPQGSASSSALPAADSPFGMSDLAERTRYQQLLEADLGATIGGLQSVRAARVHLALPKPSAFIRDSREASASVLVTLYPGRQLDAGQVAAIVHLVAASVPNLEARQVSVIDQQGQLLTTDPESPGAVGDNRLRIATRIENTYAQRIEELLMPLVGPGRVHAQVHADLDFSRTEKATETFGHDHPALRSEQTSSEQRGADAAGGGVPGALSNQPPVTVAQPTAAKPDAGKAAAATATAATTNPGESSSSATRNYELDRTISHVSDPAGRLARLTVAVVVDDKLAVPANPDASADDATAAPKSVPFSAQELQHLTELTKNAVGFDAARGDSVSVVNQAFQRGAAPEALPETPLWGRPGVLDLLKQGAGVLIALLVAFGLLRPLLKGLLRGEPAARALPSPMPQISVRVDDELAANEPARLGGAMPTLSYEQRVGQARRMVGENSKQVAQVVRNWVSEDGN from the coding sequence ATGGCCGACAACGCCATCGCGACGACCGCCAACAACGGTACGCGCCTGGACCCCTTCAAGCAGCTCGCCCGCAACCCGGCGACGCGGCAGCTGGTGCTGCTGGTGGCGGTGGCCGCGGCGGTGGCGCTGGGCGTGGCCGTGGTGCTGTGGTCGCGCGGCCCGAACTACGGGCTGCTGTACGCCGGCCTGGAACAGAAGGACGCCTCGGCGATCACGCAGGAACTGCAGGCGGGCAACACGCCCTACCAGTTGAGCAGCGACGGCTCGTCGATCATGGCGCCGGCCGCCGACCTGGCCGCGTTGCGCCTGAAGCTGGCGGCCAAGGGCCTGCCCCAGGGCAGCGCCAGCAGCAGTGCGCTGCCGGCCGCCGACTCGCCGTTCGGCATGAGCGACCTGGCCGAACGCACACGCTACCAGCAACTGCTGGAAGCGGACCTGGGCGCCACCATCGGCGGGCTGCAGTCGGTGCGCGCCGCGCGCGTGCACCTGGCGCTGCCGAAACCCTCCGCCTTCATCCGCGACAGTCGCGAAGCCAGCGCCTCGGTGCTGGTCACGCTGTACCCGGGCCGCCAGCTGGACGCCGGCCAGGTGGCGGCGATCGTGCACCTGGTGGCGGCCAGCGTGCCGAACCTGGAAGCGCGCCAGGTTTCCGTGATCGACCAGCAGGGCCAATTGCTGACCACCGATCCGGAAAGCCCGGGTGCGGTGGGCGACAACCGCCTGCGCATCGCCACGCGGATCGAGAACACCTACGCCCAGCGCATCGAGGAATTGCTGATGCCGCTGGTCGGCCCCGGCCGAGTGCACGCGCAGGTGCATGCCGACCTGGATTTCAGCCGCACCGAGAAAGCGACCGAGACGTTCGGCCACGACCACCCGGCGCTGCGCAGCGAGCAGACCAGCAGCGAGCAACGTGGCGCGGATGCCGCCGGCGGCGGCGTGCCCGGCGCGCTCAGCAACCAGCCGCCGGTCACCGTGGCGCAGCCCACCGCGGCCAAGCCCGATGCCGGCAAGGCCGCCGCGGCGACGGCCACGGCGGCGACCACCAACCCGGGCGAGAGTTCCAGCAGCGCCACCCGCAACTACGAACTGGACCGCACCATCAGCCACGTCAGCGACCCGGCGGGGCGGCTGGCCCGGCTGACCGTGGCGGTGGTGGTGGACGACAAGCTGGCGGTTCCGGCCAACCCGGACGCCAGCGCCGACGATGCGACGGCAGCGCCCAAGAGCGTGCCGTTCAGCGCGCAGGAACTGCAGCACCTGACCGAGCTGACCAAGAACGCGGTCGGCTTCGACGCCGCCCGCGGCGACAGCGTCAGCGTGGTCAACCAGGCGTTCCAGCGTGGCGCGGCGCCTGAGGCGCTGCCGGAAACCCCGCTGTGGGGCCGGCCCGGCGTGCTCGACCTGCTCAAGCAGGGCGCCGGCGTGCTGATCGCGCTGCTGGTGGCGTTCGGCCTGCTGCGTCCGCTGCTGAAGGGCCTGCTGCGCGGCGAGCCGGCGGCGCGCGCGCTGCCTTCGCCGATGCCGCAGATCTCGGTGCGCGTGGATGACGAGCTGGCGGCCAACGAACCGGCCCGGCTCGGCGGCGCCATGCCCACGCTTTCGTACGAGCAGCGCGTCGGCCAGGCCCGGCGGATGGTCGGCGAAAACTCCAAACAGGTGGCGCAAGTGGTGAGGAACTGGGTGAGCGAAGATGGCAACTAA
- a CDS encoding sigma-54 dependent transcriptional regulator: MQKFDFLVIESDEARVDFVLSALHFLGYRPQHGAACGEVDESTHAWRAVYIGSVADAAEAERQFALLGAAASHVPVLLAGDSPWVERFSTASSPFAARMATLEFPLRYEKMAEAMRNIYARLLGGQSGALRFVGNSAPMIRVNGLIRQVAPFDSTVLVLGESGTGKEMVARAIHEHSPRRDKPFVAINCGAIPAELLESELFGHEKGSFTGAISARKGRFEMAEGGTLFLDEVGDMSLPMQVKLLRVLQERAYERVGGSKTLRCDVRIIAATHRNLEESIASDRFREDLFYRLSVFPLELPSLRERLDDLPVLIGEFNQRLARRGLGVVRFSAGAMQALRAHAWPGNVRELSNLVERMAILFPHGEVRGSDLPKKYRGQQAVDEVHGAALLALMDDELPPCETGVHPVAEALRTLPEQGLDLKDHLADIEVGLIRQALDVTGGVVAHAARLLHMQRTTLVEKLRKYGLQNSLAA; encoded by the coding sequence ATGCAGAAATTCGACTTCCTGGTCATCGAATCCGATGAGGCGCGTGTGGATTTCGTGCTCTCGGCACTTCACTTCCTGGGCTACCGGCCGCAACACGGCGCCGCCTGCGGCGAGGTGGACGAATCCACCCACGCATGGCGCGCCGTGTACATCGGCAGCGTTGCCGACGCCGCCGAGGCGGAGCGCCAGTTCGCCCTGCTGGGCGCCGCCGCGTCGCACGTGCCGGTGCTGCTGGCCGGCGATTCGCCTTGGGTCGAGCGCTTCAGCACGGCGTCGTCGCCGTTTGCCGCGCGGATGGCCACGCTGGAGTTTCCGCTGCGCTACGAGAAGATGGCCGAGGCCATGCGCAACATCTATGCGCGCCTGCTCGGCGGCCAGTCCGGCGCGCTGCGCTTCGTCGGCAACTCGGCACCGATGATCCGCGTCAACGGCTTGATCCGCCAGGTCGCGCCGTTCGATTCCACCGTGCTGGTGCTGGGCGAGTCGGGCACCGGCAAGGAAATGGTGGCACGGGCGATCCACGAGCATTCGCCGCGTCGCGACAAGCCGTTCGTGGCGATCAACTGCGGGGCGATTCCGGCGGAGCTGCTGGAGAGCGAATTGTTCGGCCACGAGAAGGGCTCCTTCACCGGTGCGATCAGCGCGCGCAAGGGGCGCTTCGAAATGGCCGAAGGCGGCACCCTGTTCCTCGACGAGGTCGGCGACATGAGCCTGCCGATGCAGGTGAAGCTGCTGCGCGTGCTGCAGGAGCGTGCCTACGAGAGGGTCGGCGGCAGCAAGACCCTGCGCTGCGACGTGCGCATCATCGCCGCCACCCACCGCAACCTGGAAGAGTCGATCGCCAGCGACCGCTTCCGCGAGGACCTGTTCTACCGGCTCAGCGTGTTCCCGCTCGAACTGCCGTCGCTGCGCGAGCGGCTGGACGACCTGCCGGTGCTGATCGGCGAGTTCAACCAGCGTCTCGCCCGCCGCGGGCTCGGCGTGGTGCGCTTCAGCGCCGGCGCGATGCAGGCGCTGCGCGCGCATGCCTGGCCGGGCAACGTGCGCGAGCTTTCCAACCTGGTCGAGCGCATGGCGATCCTGTTCCCGCACGGCGAGGTGCGCGGCAGCGATCTGCCGAAGAAGTACCGCGGCCAGCAGGCCGTCGACGAAGTGCACGGCGCGGCATTGCTGGCGCTGATGGACGACGAGCTGCCGCCGTGCGAAACCGGCGTGCATCCGGTAGCCGAGGCGCTGCGCACGCTGCCGGAGCAGGGCCTGGACCTGAAGGACCACCTGGCCGACATCGAGGTGGGGCTGATCCGCCAGGCGCTCGACGTCACCGGCGGCGTGGTGGCGCATGCCGCGCGCCTGCTGCACATGCAACGCACCACGCTGGTGGAAAAGCTGCGCAAGTACGGCTTGCAGAACAGCCTGGCGGCGTGA
- a CDS encoding PilZ domain-containing protein gives MTSDSTSPGKTTSGITASGGAAVAGWDDFEQRVSCEESLHADGEPLAWPPSPALLQQLAERNANVLAAIAALEERRADSGEDDSPLMQEILRMDAKLNVLVEIVNSLLVPDSVLPPRQLLRFNAIGALLPAGLAPAGGGLLLRIRFDLCRSLPLELAAQVQRQFDDGRVFVIFAPLGEALSDAIERLVFRHHRRKVAGARQPVA, from the coding sequence ATGACCTCAGACAGCACGTCCCCGGGCAAGACGACCTCCGGCATTACGGCATCGGGCGGCGCGGCAGTGGCCGGCTGGGACGATTTCGAGCAACGGGTCAGCTGCGAGGAGAGCCTGCATGCCGACGGCGAGCCGCTGGCCTGGCCGCCCTCGCCGGCGTTGCTGCAGCAGCTGGCCGAACGCAACGCGAACGTGCTGGCGGCGATCGCCGCGCTGGAGGAGCGCCGCGCCGACAGCGGCGAGGACGACAGCCCGCTGATGCAGGAAATCCTGCGGATGGACGCCAAGCTCAACGTACTGGTGGAAATCGTCAACAGCCTGCTGGTGCCCGACAGCGTGCTGCCGCCGCGGCAGCTGCTGCGCTTCAATGCGATCGGCGCGCTGTTGCCCGCCGGCCTGGCGCCGGCCGGCGGCGGGCTGCTGCTGCGCATCCGTTTCGACCTGTGCCGCAGCCTGCCGCTCGAACTCGCCGCGCAGGTGCAGCGTCAATTCGACGATGGTCGAGTGTTCGTGATTTTTGCGCCATTGGGCGAGGCACTGAGTGACGCAATTGAGCGTCTGGTTTTCCGCCATCACCGACGCAAAGTGGCAGGGGCGCGCCAGCCGGTGGCGTGA